The following DNA comes from Podarcis raffonei isolate rPodRaf1 chromosome 10, rPodRaf1.pri, whole genome shotgun sequence.
CATAAAGAAAGTGGAGAGTGGGGGAGCGAAGGGGGTGGGGCCTTCTGCAAGGCCATTGCCATGGCTGCAAGGGGTGTTGTGGGAGCTGAAGAGCAGCCATTATGGTCACTTGGCTCCAGCTTGGTTCGTTCGGCCACTGTGTCTGAGTCCATGCCCTAGCCTCTGAGGAGAAGAAGGCACGGCGGATAGCAATGATGACACTGAGGTAGactatgtccctattttcacctgaggaatgttggagggtatgccgtATGTTGTCAggccccagctcccatcaactccagccagtaGCAGTTAGGGAGGATATGAGTTGTAGCATGGtggtgatgtggggggggggagtaggtaaaggatccctggacggttaagtccagtcaaaatcaactctggggttgtggcgctcatctcgctttcaggctgagggagccgacgtttgtccacagacagctttccaggtcatgtggccagcatgactaaaccgcttctggtgcaatggaaactccgtgacagaagccagagcgcatggaaacatcctttaccttcccgccggtgcggtacctatttatctacttgcactggtgtgcttttgaactgctagtgttggcaggagctgggactgagcaatgggagctcacccccgtcgcagggaatcgaaccaccaaccttctgattggcaagtccaagaggctcagtgatttagactaGTTGCATGTGCTACGACTACAAATGTAGAAGCCACGGCAATGGATCCCCTCCGTGATCACAAAACTGGAGTGTAGATGCCACTCTGACTGCATCAAAAAGTATTCTGCCtatggggaggaaggaggagaaggtcCAGTTAAAGCTGCCTTAATACCAATTGCATTTACAtgccaatctttctttctttctttcctgggtGCCTGCAAAAATTCCATTGCACGAAATGTCATGAAGTAGGGGGGACGCCAAGGCAGGAAACGAGTGAAATCCAAATCCCGCAAATCTCCTGGCCTCTCTGCCTGCTCATACCGGTTTCCCTTCGCTAAAGCTGATTTGAAGTTCTGATCCCCAGGAAGAACAAAGGGAAGCCAGGTGACATAGCAGGAGAAGACAAGGGCAGGGTTGGGCCACGGGGTAGGGTGGGAGGAACGGAAAAAGGACTTGGTTGCACAATGCAGTCAGGGAATCTCAAGAGCAAGGCTGCTATCGAGCACTGCAGTTCAAATCTGGAGTTCACTGTTTCTGTGGCTTGTTTCCTCCTGACAAACATGTATCTGTAATATTGCACATGATACATTTTTCACAGTAAAAGGAAATGACATCCTAAACTCAGAAGAAGCAATATGGTTAGGCACATGTGGGTGCCATAACTGAAAAATCCATCCCTGTGCATGCACTGGGGGTTGTAGCTcagggcagaacatctgctttgcatgcagaagatcccagtttccattcccagcatccctaggtAGGGCTGGGTAAAGCCTTCtagctgaaaccccagagagcagctgtctgtcagtgtagacaagtaCTGGGCTAGATAGCCCAATACTCTGACTGACTATAAGGCAACATCCTATGTCCACTAGCATAAGCAAGGGATGGAAGCTCTGGAAAGCTTGCAGAAACCCAGTTCCCCACTAGCTTGTACTcagaccccccaagtgtcccaattttccagggacatccctgatttagagaagccgtcctgtttctgatttgatgccagaatgtcccacttttccttaggatgtccctattttcactggagaaatgttggagggtatggagttatctgacccccaagccgtctgaagaaaatcctgtatagggaaggttgttTTATTAATGTTCAttgttttatcatgcttttatataggttggaaacttcccagagtgtctggggcaacccagtaagatgtgtggtgtataaatagtaaaattatcattgtgaaatgggacatccctattttcattggagaaatgttggagtgtatgttgTACTTAGTACCTTCCAGGTTTAAAAAAGGCTGGATCCTTTGCTGGAATGagtttttgcttcttccagtgtcAGAAAAAACCTAATTATGCTATCCTAAATTGTTCCAAGCACGATTATTCAACGAGTCTAAGCCCAGCTCCTCATTGTCTCCAAAAAGTGGGAGACCCAGGAATTAAACCTATCTGGAAACCTGTTTGGGGGCTTTGGGCAGatccaaaccatacatttaaagcacatccagtgTACATTTAAAActtatgacttcccccaaagaatcctgggaactgtaagtttcctactcacagaactacaatttgcagagcccttaacaaactacagttccccggattctttgggggaagtcatgtgctttcacTGTGTGTTGGGtgtcctttaaatataaaggtgccaggcaaaaacatccctcttccctcaggcctttggctaattaaatgatCTATAACCTTTTAAACTGTTTGGGGgaagtattgttttgtttgttgctacGTTATGTATTCATGTATTTTTACATtgaaaactgccctgtgatcctcagaggaaggatggtatagaaatttaatttaaaataaataaagtaaataaatatggtgTGGATCTACCTAAAGCACCCAGAATAGGTTTCAAAATGGGTTTGATTCCCAAGTCTCCCGCTTCTTGGAAACCATCAGGAATAGTCTTGGACTCATTGAATAACTGTGCTAGGAGCAATTCAGGATGAGAGAATTAGGATCCTTGGGGACATTTGTGTGTGATAAATAGGGGCAGGAAGGAGACACAGGAAAGCTGGTGCTGAACTCAGGGTGACTCAATCGTTTTAATCTCCTGGATTAAAGCCATGGTTGGAATGCAGTTATGTGGCGGAGACCCTCTCAGCCTGGTGTGAAGTTAGGTCAGCTccactagaggtaccactgcaggacATCCTGCCCAAGAGGGAAAAGGAGACGCTCAATCCAGGACTGCCCCAGGCCATTTGCTTGCTGAAGTGAAATGCAAAATGGTGTCCCTACCATTGTGTACAGAAGCGGACTGGACTGGCAGTTGGGTCATAATTCAACCTTGGTGAACGAGGCAGCGCCCTCTATGGCTTCATTGGATAGCAGAGGCATTTGAGGGAGGCAGGGCAGGTTCCTCCAACACCTTGCTGCCACTCCTCACCCATCAGcacatgctgcctgaggcagcgtCCTCAGTCTGCCCAATGGCCTTAACAATTCTTAATACTATGTTTTTAAATTGGTGTAACTAGCCCTGAGATACCACGGTGAAGGGTGGGTGAGAAATGTTGTTGTTAGGGCCTGACTAAATCAGTCTTAAGTCTGCCACTACTTTTGCTATGGGCTGCTTTGCGTTCATTATTGCTGCCATtagctctttccccctttttttctttgtcCTGAGTTTATTTACTTTCTAGCAATAGACTCTGCAGAAAGTTTGGTTCTGCATTTGCATAGGCCCTCAGAAGCTTCTTCAGTTTATACTTTCTCCAGAAGTTAACTCAAATTTTCAACTAGAGAACTTGCATATAAATGAAAAAAAATTGCATGTGAGATATTACAGTTAGGTCTGTCTTGGCTGGAAATGTCACCTAAGCAGCTTTCACACCCTGGAGCTTTTCCGTTTCCTATAGAACACAGAACGGCATTTGGGCTGGTGGGGAATAACAGTCAATTTGTGTTGCAAAATAGAATGACCATGGAACCATATTCAGAACAGAAGACAACACCGAAACTGGAATTCTGGAATCTACAAAAGTTGTGTAAATTATGTTTGAGCAAATTAGATGGGCTAAATAAGCATATTTGGGAACAAAGATAAGAAACGTGGTCCACTCGATGCTGTTTCTTATGAGGGAAACTGACAACAAGCATGTACACGACACCTTGATTAAAATCTGGTAAGAGTTGCCAGGGTCCAGAAAAAAATTACTCCAGGGTCACCATTTAGCCATTCCTGATGTAGTATGAAAAAAGGTTGTGGTCAAAGCTTGATAGCACCTGCAAAAGAGGTATAGGAATTTGTCTAGTCCATGACTAATATGATGAAGAGCAGTGAGATTCTGTTCTAACTGGAGAAAACTCAAAGTGCTACAGGAGTGACCGTACCGTTCTATAGTGTCTTTCATCATGTGTTTTCAAGGCTCTGTGCTGTGTATTTAATTAGTCACCCCAAAACAGCATCTAATAAAGCAGCGCCTGTTAAAGAGAGTGGAAAATGAGATCAGAACACAAGGACCCtagaattttgtgtttttttaaatgcaacaaTATCTGGGATAATTAAATGGGACATTCCCAATTGCACAGCTTTCAAAactacacagaacaaaataaagaaaattaaaagacATTTTGCCCGTGTTACTGAATCTAAATAAAACTGTGCTTAAGGTCAACATCTTTGCCGGTGTGATTGAATTGCAATTTACTACTGATAAATGGATCAGATGGCTCACTGGCTGAGACTAGAACTGTATCAAAAAATGGGGAGCTGATCACATATGCAGGTCGTTCATAAAATGGCCCGAAGAGCCTCACCCTGCCACTGCAAAACCTCTGAAAGGGAGTGCAGGGTTGACAGGGGTCACAATGGAGCAATCCACTTTCAGAACATATTTGCCCCTCTTTCCTCCAATGCTATGGCTTCTGGTGGGTTTGTGGTTCCACTTTTAACAAACTCTTTCCGCGTGTCCTCCCCcaacaccccccttcctctgtttCTTTAAGATTGTTGAATGAAAGCGACAAGCGTCCCTTCATTGAGGAGGCGGAGCGGCTGCGAATGCAGCACAAGAAGGACCACCCTGATTACAAGTACCAGCCGCGCCGGCGGAAAAATGGCAAGGCCGCCCAGGGTGAAAATGACAGCCAGGCCGAGGGAGAAGCTGGTGGAGCAGCTGCAATACAGGCACATTACAAGAACGCCCATTTGGACCACAGGCACCCTGGGGAAGGCTCTCCCCTGTCTGACGGGCACCCTGAACACCCCTCAGGTTAGTCCCATAATACAGTTTAATCCACAGACATAGCCTGAAGATCAGCAGCTGGGtatatcaggggtaggcaacatgGTGTTATTTTTTGACTCCCACTCCCAtgtgccccaaccagcatggccaatggtcagggatgatgggagttgtagttttacCTTCATCTGAGGACCGTCACTTGGCTGCCCCTTGTCTAACTGTAGAGTACCATCGTGAAAACAAATGGTTGATTTTGTTCCTATTTTTCTGACCTGGCATAGTTAAGATATGGCACAAGTGAGTTTggcaactttttatttttttaaaaacaaaccctcatGGTTCATCATTGCCAAAGTCTAAGGACTATATTTAACCCAGCTGTCATTTTGTATTTCATTAGCTGCCCAATTTATTTTTGCCTCTTCTCTAAGGAATGATGCTAGCACAGCTTTCCTCCATCTAGTGcaacggttctcaacctgtgggtccccagatgttgttggactacaactcccatcatccctgagctctggacccacagcttgagaaaggctgatctagtgccttccagatgctttgtGCTCTGGCTCCCATTGAcaccagccagcacggccaatgattaaaggtgatgggagctgcatctcaacaacatttggagggcttcaAGCTAGGGAGCTGCTCTAGCAGGTCTGTGCAGCGAAGGGAGACAGGTCAGCTGCTCTCTTCTTCTGCTATGAAGTTGTTCTCTCTGCTTTATCTGCGGCGAGGTGGTAACTGACATCTTCTCTTGGCTTCCTCCTATGTGGTTTTCATATCACAGGTCAGAGCCACGGACCTCCCACACCGCCGACCACTCCAAAGACAGAATTGCAGTCCGGTAAGGCTGACTCCAAGAGGGAGGGGCGTTCCCTTGGGGAAGGAGGAAAGCCACACATCGACTTTGGCAATGTGGATATTGGGGAGATCAGCCACGAAGTGATGTCCAACATGGAGCCCTTCGACGTCAATGAGTTTGACCAGTACCTGCCGCCGAATGGACATGCTGCTCACCCAGGTCATGTCGGAGGCTATGCTACAGCTGCTGGTTATGGCCTTGGGAGTGCCCTGGCTGCAGCCAGTGGACACTCGGCCTGGATCTCCAAGCAGCATGGAGTCTCCTTGTCTGCTGCCACATCATCGGTGGTAGACTCCAAGGCACAAGTGAAAACAGAAGGCTCTGCTCCGGGGGCCCATTACACTGACCAACCCTCCACTTCACAGATAGCATACACCTCTCTCAGTTTGCCCCACTATGGCTCAGCTTTCCCCTCTATATCCAGGCCTCAGTTTGACTACCCTGACCACCAGCCCTCAGGACCCTACTACGGCCACTCCAGTCAGGCTTCTGGCCTCTACTCGGCCTTCTCCTATATGGGGCCCTCCCAACGGCCCCTATACACTGCCATCTCTGACCCGGCACCTTCAGT
Coding sequences within:
- the SOX10 gene encoding transcription factor SOX-10, with protein sequence MTDDQDLSEVEMSPVGSEDHHCLSPGPSMASDVSSHLSNPSSGEMGKVKKEQQDSEADDDKFPVCIREAVSQVLSGYDWTLVPMPVRVNGSSKSKPHVKRPMNAFMVWAQAARRKLADQYPHLHNAELSKTLGKLWRLLNESDKRPFIEEAERLRMQHKKDHPDYKYQPRRRKNGKAAQGENDSQAEGEAGGAAAIQAHYKNAHLDHRHPGEGSPLSDGHPEHPSGQSHGPPTPPTTPKTELQSGKADSKREGRSLGEGGKPHIDFGNVDIGEISHEVMSNMEPFDVNEFDQYLPPNGHAAHPGHVGGYATAAGYGLGSALAAASGHSAWISKQHGVSLSAATSSVVDSKAQVKTEGSAPGAHYTDQPSTSQIAYTSLSLPHYGSAFPSISRPQFDYPDHQPSGPYYGHSSQASGLYSAFSYMGPSQRPLYTAISDPAPSVPQSHSPTHWEQPVYTTLSRP